Proteins from a genomic interval of Amycolatopsis sp. cg13:
- the lspA gene encoding signal peptidase II, which produces MSTDPSPSESEVEPTAEPPEQEAAEESAPLPKRRVWVVFAVAALLWAIDLITKNLVVANLEGKEPKPILGGLIYLQVIRNPGAAFSMATGMTWVLALVAIGVVVAIVWISRRLRSVGWAIGLGLVLAGALGNLTDRFFREPGPLRGHVVDFISAFAPNGQGFAIFNIADSAICVGGALIVLLSLLGKDYDGTTTRGRGKKKESE; this is translated from the coding sequence GTGAGCACCGATCCTTCGCCGTCCGAATCCGAGGTCGAGCCGACTGCCGAACCGCCTGAGCAGGAGGCTGCCGAGGAAAGCGCGCCGCTGCCCAAGCGGCGGGTCTGGGTGGTGTTCGCGGTCGCGGCGCTGCTGTGGGCGATCGACCTGATCACCAAGAACCTCGTGGTCGCCAATCTCGAGGGCAAAGAGCCGAAGCCGATCCTCGGCGGGCTCATCTACCTGCAGGTCATCCGCAATCCGGGCGCCGCGTTCTCGATGGCGACCGGCATGACCTGGGTGCTCGCGCTCGTCGCGATCGGCGTCGTCGTCGCGATCGTGTGGATCTCGCGCCGGCTGCGCTCGGTCGGCTGGGCGATCGGCCTCGGCCTCGTGCTCGCCGGCGCGCTCGGCAACCTCACCGACCGGTTCTTCCGCGAACCCGGACCGCTGCGCGGGCACGTCGTGGACTTCATCTCCGCGTTCGCGCCCAACGGACAGGGCTTCGCGATCTTCAACATCGCCGACTCCGCGATCTGCGTCGGCGGCGCGCTGATCGTCCTGCTGTCCCTGCTCGGCAAGGACTACGACGGCACCACCACCCGCGGCCGCGGCAAGAAGAAGGAATCCGAGTGA
- a CDS encoding aminotransferase class V-fold PLP-dependent enzyme — protein sequence MTLALDRSTVVPAVPAVAGASLRVPLVTGGDIGYANLDHAASAPCLDAVRSAVDEFLPWYASVHRGAGFASQVSTRLYERTRGVLRRFVDARSGDSVIFTRNTTDAFNLLAKALPRKTSVVVFDSEHHAALLPWRGPNVRRVQLPRTRLAAVSVVDEALAECPQGPRLVVVAGASNVTGELLPVAEIAAVARKHGARVALDAAQLAPHRRISLRELDVDYVALSGHKLYAPFGAGALVGRSDWLRAAEPYLAGGGATKLVTEEAVVWNTGEERHEAGSPNTVGVYALGVACEQLAAQWDAIGAHEAALLERLRKGLEGLPGFAELRFFDAPVDRVGTVSFVVDGFEPGWIAAVLSAEYGIGVRDGAFCAHVAARRLIREAGGEGQQAVRVSLGLGSTEEHVDRLVLALRQIVARGARWEYAKVDGRWAPVGDTRELPGFCV from the coding sequence GTGACTCTCGCACTCGACCGGTCCACTGTTGTTCCCGCTGTTCCCGCTGTGGCTGGTGCGTCGCTGCGGGTGCCGCTGGTGACGGGCGGCGACATCGGTTACGCCAATCTCGATCACGCGGCCAGCGCGCCCTGTCTGGACGCGGTGCGTTCGGCGGTGGACGAGTTTCTTCCCTGGTATGCCAGTGTGCACCGTGGGGCCGGGTTTGCTTCGCAGGTCTCGACGCGGTTGTACGAGCGGACTCGTGGTGTGTTGCGTCGGTTCGTGGACGCTCGCAGTGGCGACTCGGTGATCTTCACTCGCAATACGACTGATGCGTTCAATCTGCTGGCGAAGGCGTTGCCGCGTAAGACTTCTGTGGTTGTTTTCGACAGTGAGCACCATGCCGCGTTGCTGCCGTGGCGGGGGCCGAATGTCCGGCGGGTGCAGTTGCCGCGGACTCGGCTCGCCGCGGTGTCCGTTGTGGACGAAGCGCTGGCGGAATGCCCGCAGGGGCCTCGGTTGGTGGTTGTCGCTGGGGCGTCGAATGTGACTGGCGAGTTGTTGCCGGTTGCCGAGATTGCTGCGGTGGCTCGGAAGCATGGGGCTCGGGTGGCGCTGGATGCTGCTCAGCTTGCGCCGCATCGGCGGATTTCGTTGCGGGAGTTGGATGTCGACTACGTCGCGTTGTCCGGGCACAAGCTGTACGCGCCGTTCGGGGCTGGGGCGTTGGTCGGGCGCAGCGACTGGTTGCGGGCGGCTGAGCCTTATCTCGCTGGTGGTGGGGCGACCAAGCTGGTGACTGAGGAAGCTGTCGTGTGGAACACCGGTGAGGAGCGACACGAGGCTGGGTCGCCCAATACCGTTGGGGTGTACGCGCTTGGGGTGGCTTGCGAGCAACTGGCGGCTCAGTGGGATGCCATCGGGGCGCATGAGGCTGCGTTGCTGGAGCGGTTGCGCAAGGGGCTTGAGGGGTTGCCTGGGTTTGCCGAGCTGCGGTTCTTTGACGCGCCGGTGGATCGGGTTGGCACGGTGAGCTTTGTGGTCGACGGGTTTGAACCTGGGTGGATTGCTGCGGTGCTGTCGGCTGAGTATGGGATTGGGGTGCGGGACGGGGCGTTCTGCGCGCATGTCGCGGCTCGGCGGTTGATTCGGGAGGCCGGCGGAGAGGGGCAGCAGGCGGTTCGGGTGAGTCTCGGGTTGGGGAGTACCGAGGAGCACGTGGATCGGTTGGTGCTGGCGTTGCGGCAGATCGTGGCTCGGGGGGCTCGGTGGGAGTACGCGAAGGTTGACGGGCGGTGGGCTCCGGTGGGGGATACTCGGGAGTTGCCGGGGTTTTGTGTTTGA
- a CDS encoding RluA family pseudouridine synthase — translation MSARMLPVPDGLDGMRVDAGLAKLLGLSRTVVADLAAAGDVLLDGRPAGKSDRLSAGGLLEVTLPEPERPAEIVAEPVDGMKILHDDDDIVVISKPVGVAVHPSPGWTGPTVVGGLAAAGLRISTSGAAERQGVVHRLDAGTTGVMVVAKSEHAYTVLKRAFKERTVDKGYHAVVQGHPDPTRGTIDAPIDRHPRHDYKFAVVAGGRPSVTHYEVVEAFRAASLAHVKLETGRTHQIRVHFSALRHPCAGDLTYGADPVLARKLGLTRQWLHARTLGFAHPADGRWVEFEAEYPDDLASALEILRDGN, via the coding sequence GTGAGCGCGCGCATGCTGCCCGTCCCCGACGGGCTCGACGGGATGCGCGTCGACGCCGGGCTGGCCAAACTGCTCGGCCTCTCCCGCACCGTCGTCGCGGACCTCGCGGCGGCGGGCGACGTCCTCCTCGACGGCCGTCCGGCGGGCAAATCGGACCGGCTCTCCGCCGGCGGGCTGCTCGAGGTGACGCTGCCGGAACCGGAACGTCCGGCGGAAATCGTCGCGGAGCCGGTCGACGGCATGAAGATCCTGCACGACGACGACGACATCGTGGTGATTTCGAAACCGGTCGGCGTCGCCGTGCACCCCAGCCCCGGCTGGACCGGCCCGACGGTCGTCGGCGGCCTCGCCGCGGCCGGGCTGCGCATCTCGACCTCCGGCGCGGCCGAACGGCAGGGCGTCGTGCACCGGCTCGACGCGGGCACCACCGGGGTGATGGTGGTGGCCAAGAGCGAGCACGCGTACACCGTGCTGAAGCGGGCGTTCAAGGAACGGACCGTCGACAAGGGCTACCACGCCGTCGTGCAGGGCCACCCCGACCCGACACGCGGCACCATCGACGCCCCGATCGACCGCCATCCGCGGCACGACTACAAGTTCGCGGTCGTCGCGGGCGGACGGCCGAGCGTCACGCACTACGAGGTGGTCGAGGCGTTCCGGGCGGCTTCGCTGGCGCACGTGAAGCTGGAAACCGGGCGCACCCACCAGATCCGCGTGCACTTCTCCGCGCTGCGCCACCCGTGCGCCGGAGACCTGACCTACGGAGCGGACCCGGTCCTGGCCCGGAAGCTCGGCCTGACGCGGCAGTGGCTGCACGCGCGGACGCTGGGTTTCGCGCATCCGGCGGACGGCCGGTGGGTCGAATTCGAGGCGGAGTATCCGGACGATCTGGCCAGCGCCCTGGAGATCCTGCGGGACGGGAATTAG
- a CDS encoding potassium/proton antiporter — protein sequence MVLGVGALVLVVSVVAVRVSIRLGFPSLLLYLGIGVVLGEAGFGIRFDNPALTQSLGLAALVLILTEGGLTTRWSAVKPSLGPGILLSTVAVVISIAVTGAALHWLLGLDWRLALLWGAVLASTDAAAVFSVLRTAGVGKRLVGALELESGINDAPAYIAVVVLASGEAVDWSLPLLVVYELLTGLVLGLAFGWLGAQALRRAALPATGLYPLATVAVCVLAYSSGQLAHASGLLATYVAGLVLGNSKLPHRSDTLSFAEGLGWLAQIGLFVLLGLFASPTRLLETLIPGLVAGAVVLLLARPLSVVLSLLPFRLPWRDQAFLSWAGLRGAVPIVLAMIPLSEGVPGAQRLVDAVFVLVIVLTVLQGATLSPLARILGLTKAAQAHEIEVDSAPLDELGAELLQVRIQKGSKLHGVYLSELRLPAGATVSLVVRGGTGFTPQKTSRLQVEDQLLVVTTAADRDATERRIRAVDRAGRLARWHGESGA from the coding sequence ATGGTGCTGGGCGTCGGCGCGCTGGTTCTGGTCGTCTCGGTCGTCGCGGTGCGGGTGTCCATCCGGCTCGGATTCCCGTCGCTGCTGCTGTATCTCGGGATCGGCGTCGTGCTCGGCGAAGCCGGGTTCGGCATCCGCTTCGACAATCCGGCGCTCACCCAGTCCCTCGGCCTCGCCGCGCTCGTCCTGATCCTCACCGAAGGCGGGCTCACCACGCGCTGGTCCGCGGTGAAACCCTCGCTGGGGCCCGGAATCCTGCTGTCCACAGTGGCCGTGGTGATCAGCATCGCGGTCACCGGCGCGGCCCTGCACTGGCTGCTCGGCCTGGATTGGCGGCTGGCTCTGCTGTGGGGCGCGGTCCTCGCGTCCACCGACGCCGCGGCGGTGTTCTCCGTGCTGCGCACCGCCGGGGTCGGCAAACGGCTCGTCGGCGCGCTGGAGCTGGAATCCGGCATCAACGACGCGCCCGCCTACATCGCGGTCGTCGTGCTCGCCTCCGGCGAGGCGGTCGACTGGTCGCTGCCGCTGCTGGTGGTCTACGAACTGCTCACCGGCCTCGTGCTCGGTCTCGCGTTCGGCTGGCTGGGCGCGCAGGCGCTGCGCCGGGCCGCGCTCCCGGCGACCGGTCTGTACCCGCTCGCCACGGTGGCGGTGTGCGTGCTCGCGTACTCCTCGGGGCAGCTGGCGCACGCGTCCGGCCTGCTCGCGACCTACGTCGCCGGCCTGGTGCTCGGGAATTCCAAACTGCCGCACCGGTCGGACACCCTGTCGTTCGCCGAAGGACTCGGCTGGCTCGCGCAGATCGGCTTGTTCGTGCTGCTCGGTCTCTTCGCGTCGCCGACTCGGCTGCTCGAAACGCTGATTCCAGGCCTGGTCGCGGGTGCGGTGGTGCTGCTGCTCGCCCGGCCGCTGTCGGTGGTCCTGTCGCTGCTGCCGTTCCGCTTGCCCTGGCGAGACCAGGCATTCCTGTCCTGGGCGGGCCTGCGCGGCGCGGTGCCGATCGTGCTCGCGATGATCCCGCTGTCCGAAGGAGTGCCCGGCGCACAACGGCTCGTGGACGCGGTTTTCGTGCTCGTCATCGTGCTCACCGTCCTGCAGGGCGCGACGCTGAGTCCGCTCGCGCGGATCCTGGGGCTCACGAAGGCGGCGCAGGCGCACGAGATCGAGGTCGATTCCGCGCCGCTCGACGAACTCGGCGCGGAACTGCTGCAGGTGCGCATCCAGAAGGGGTCGAAGCTGCACGGCGTGTACCTGTCGGAGCTGCGGTTGCCCGCCGGTGCGACAGTCAGTCTCGTGGTCCGCGGCGGTACCGGCTTCACGCCGCAGAAAACGAGCCGGTTGCAGGTCGAAGACCAGCTTTTGGTGGTCACGACCGCCGCCGACCGCGACGCGACCGAACGGCGGATCCGGGCGGTTGACCGGGCCGGTCGCCTCGCGCGTTGGCACGGCGAATCCGGGGCCTGA
- a CDS encoding penicillin-binding transpeptidase domain-containing protein, which produces MGKLSQGRGRTAWGEGDATVSPAGKKGVLIGGALAVVGIVVAAVVLLSGGGSTAASPGSEPPSTAAEPNDPTSAAREYLLAFGAKDADTASKATDAPADASSALQDAWASLRPTQLTAKLGDVGAAQGDKTTAGYTITWNLGPGRTWTYTGNLGLVQAQGKWRVHWAPTVLHPKLEAGQRLAIASSDVPAVVDRDGKPLVVSGSGGLKLADDKAFPLLRSALTGHGQASEAFAVERVDASGKSQETLFGNPEGDHKPASTGLSLATQNAAQAAVDGYRGKAVLVAIQPSSGDVLAVAQNSNVTNAASAFSGQYAPGSTFKIVTATAALEAGLVTPDSSVPCPLTDRIGTRTLSNEGFDLGTTTVHKAFAKSCNTTFARLASQLPADGLAKAATQFGLNADFGISGLSTELGRVDPAANADEQVEDGIGQGKVQVSPMGAAVMAATAASGRSVVPKLWADGTKVNTGYTPPPGSVLSALRGMMREVVTGGTATGLAHSGSVFGKTGTAQFGDGAEAHGWFVGYRGDLAFAVFLEGANDSKPAVSLGAKFLDAL; this is translated from the coding sequence ATGGGCAAGCTGAGCCAGGGACGCGGGCGGACCGCGTGGGGCGAGGGGGATGCGACGGTGAGTCCTGCCGGGAAGAAGGGCGTGCTGATCGGCGGCGCGCTGGCCGTGGTCGGGATCGTGGTGGCGGCGGTCGTGCTGCTCAGCGGCGGGGGATCGACGGCGGCCTCGCCAGGTTCGGAGCCTCCATCGACCGCCGCGGAGCCCAACGATCCGACGTCGGCGGCCCGCGAGTATCTGCTCGCCTTCGGCGCGAAGGACGCCGACACGGCCAGCAAGGCCACCGATGCTCCGGCGGACGCCTCCTCCGCGCTCCAGGACGCGTGGGCGTCGCTCCGGCCCACGCAGTTGACCGCCAAGCTCGGCGACGTCGGCGCGGCGCAGGGCGACAAGACCACGGCGGGCTACACCATCACCTGGAACCTCGGCCCCGGCCGCACCTGGACGTACACCGGCAACCTCGGCCTCGTCCAGGCACAAGGCAAGTGGCGGGTCCACTGGGCGCCGACGGTGCTGCACCCCAAGCTCGAAGCCGGACAGCGGCTGGCGATCGCGTCCTCGGACGTTCCGGCGGTGGTCGACCGCGACGGCAAGCCGCTCGTCGTCTCCGGCAGCGGCGGGCTGAAATTGGCTGATGACAAGGCGTTCCCGTTGCTCCGTTCAGCGCTCACCGGGCACGGGCAGGCGTCCGAAGCCTTCGCGGTCGAGCGCGTGGACGCGTCGGGCAAGAGCCAGGAGACGCTGTTCGGCAATCCCGAAGGCGACCACAAACCGGCCAGCACCGGGCTCAGCCTCGCGACTCAGAACGCGGCTCAGGCAGCGGTGGACGGGTATCGCGGCAAGGCGGTCCTCGTCGCGATCCAGCCGTCTTCCGGCGACGTGCTCGCGGTGGCGCAGAACAGCAACGTCACCAACGCGGCGTCGGCGTTCAGCGGCCAGTACGCGCCGGGCTCGACGTTCAAGATCGTCACCGCGACCGCGGCGCTGGAAGCGGGACTGGTCACGCCGGATTCCTCGGTTCCGTGCCCGCTGACCGACCGGATCGGCACCCGCACGCTCTCCAACGAGGGGTTCGACCTCGGCACGACCACCGTGCACAAGGCGTTCGCGAAGTCCTGCAACACCACGTTCGCCCGGCTCGCGTCGCAGCTGCCCGCCGACGGGCTCGCGAAGGCGGCCACCCAGTTCGGCCTCAACGCCGACTTCGGGATCAGCGGCCTGTCCACCGAGCTGGGCCGCGTCGACCCGGCGGCGAACGCCGACGAGCAGGTCGAGGACGGCATCGGCCAGGGAAAGGTGCAGGTCAGCCCGATGGGAGCGGCGGTGATGGCGGCGACCGCGGCGTCCGGCCGCAGCGTCGTGCCGAAGCTGTGGGCGGACGGCACCAAGGTCAACACCGGCTACACCCCGCCGCCGGGCTCGGTGCTGTCGGCGTTGCGCGGGATGATGCGCGAGGTCGTCACCGGCGGCACGGCGACCGGGCTGGCGCACTCCGGCTCGGTGTTCGGCAAGACCGGCACCGCGCAGTTCGGCGACGGCGCTGAGGCGCACGGCTGGTTCGTCGGCTACCGCGGCGACCTGGCGTTCGCGGTGTTCCTGGAGGGGGCCAACGACTCCAAACCGGCCGTCTCGCTGGGCGCGAAGTTCCTCGACGCGCTGTAG
- a CDS encoding AsnC family protein, with the protein MAVTDPADIRLLAALAELGKGAVHELAAKVGMDPREVAYRLVALSGSGLPLLVGVESDPQGLRAAISGAQASWQRPQAPGYPGGGPGSVPFPAAPMQGASRLPGSMPSGPAPAPGSMPSGPASAPGALPSGPAPGSMPPGPAAPSGPPAAPMPNGPASSGIPASGGMAPPPGMPGGSPGASGPHPPGPSGIPDSAGMPGHSGPHPPGQHGMPGPGTSGAYPPGQAGIPATGPGSPGQHGMPGPGTTGAYPPGFPGAAPGVSGAYAPGPAGISGAYPPGPNGIPGMSGAYSPAQTGMPANVYNGQSGPYPAPDPAVSTWGVPQTASWARGDDPKPAAAPAKQGRIGETMQSQGLEGEQLSVQLLEVQDPADFLFGAAGYRLEDGERAVVVHTEITNRGPIPFASLPDNYLELVTDSGETVAKAPVSLTSRPPHKIGVQPGETLGGHTVYVLPTATRVVSVRWSPRPEPDERTLTWAVD; encoded by the coding sequence GTGGCCGTGACCGATCCCGCCGACATCCGCCTGCTCGCCGCGCTCGCCGAGCTGGGCAAGGGTGCTGTGCACGAGCTGGCGGCGAAGGTCGGGATGGATCCGCGGGAGGTCGCCTACCGGCTGGTCGCGCTGTCCGGCAGCGGATTGCCGCTGCTGGTCGGGGTCGAAAGCGACCCGCAAGGGCTTCGCGCGGCGATTTCGGGGGCGCAGGCGTCGTGGCAGCGTCCGCAGGCTCCGGGGTATCCGGGCGGCGGGCCGGGGTCGGTGCCGTTCCCCGCCGCGCCGATGCAGGGGGCTTCCCGCCTGCCCGGCTCCATGCCGTCCGGCCCCGCTCCGGCACCAGGCTCCATGCCCTCCGGCCCCGCTTCAGCGCCAGGTGCCCTGCCCTCCGGTCCCGCTCCAGGCTCGATGCCGCCCGGCCCTGCCGCGCCCTCCGGTCCGCCCGCGGCGCCGATGCCGAACGGCCCGGCGTCGTCCGGAATTCCGGCTTCGGGCGGGATGGCACCGCCTCCGGGAATGCCGGGCGGCTCCCCCGGGGCGTCCGGTCCGCACCCGCCCGGGCCGTCCGGGATACCCGACTCGGCCGGGATGCCCGGACATTCCGGCCCGCATCCGCCGGGACAGCACGGCATGCCCGGACCGGGAACCTCCGGCGCGTATCCGCCCGGGCAGGCTGGGATCCCCGCGACCGGACCAGGTTCGCCGGGCCAGCACGGCATGCCCGGCCCCGGGACTACCGGCGCCTACCCGCCCGGGTTTCCCGGCGCCGCACCGGGAGTGTCCGGTGCGTATGCCCCCGGACCGGCCGGGATTTCGGGCGCGTATCCCCCTGGCCCCAACGGGATACCGGGGATGTCCGGTGCGTATTCCCCCGCACAGACCGGAATGCCCGCGAATGTCTACAATGGACAGTCCGGACCGTATCCGGCCCCGGACCCGGCCGTCAGCACGTGGGGCGTCCCGCAGACCGCTTCCTGGGCCCGCGGAGACGACCCGAAGCCCGCCGCCGCACCGGCGAAACAGGGGCGGATCGGCGAGACGATGCAGTCGCAGGGGCTCGAAGGGGAACAGCTTTCCGTGCAACTGCTGGAAGTCCAGGATCCCGCCGACTTCCTCTTCGGCGCGGCAGGCTACCGGCTCGAGGACGGCGAGCGCGCGGTCGTCGTGCACACCGAGATCACCAACCGCGGGCCGATTCCGTTCGCGTCGCTGCCGGACAATTACCTCGAGCTAGTCACCGACAGCGGCGAAACCGTCGCGAAGGCCCCGGTTTCGCTGACGTCCCGGCCGCCGCACAAGATCGGCGTACAGCCGGGCGAGACGCTCGGCGGGCACACCGTTTACGTCCTGCCGACCGCGACCCGGGTGGTCTCGGTGCGCTGGAGTCCCCGGCCGGAACCGGACGAGCGCACCTTGACCTGGGCCGTCGACTAA
- a CDS encoding ArsR/SmtB family transcription factor has product METVALAEVAAVLADPSRATMCLALLDGRAWTVGELAAAAQIAVSTASEHVTRLAEAGFVARVKQGRHAYVRLANPRVAELIEHLAQHAELKRPSGLRTSLRVQRLSFARSCYDHLAGTLGVALRDGMVERGLIDVSDGLALTDTGREVLADLGVAVPDRPRRPLLRDCLDWTERREHLAGVVPAAVLERAVEAGWLTRDQQRAVRVLPGARGPFAALGVDLATVSAAQAS; this is encoded by the coding sequence ATGGAAACTGTCGCCTTGGCCGAAGTCGCCGCCGTGCTCGCCGATCCGAGCCGCGCGACCATGTGCCTCGCGCTGCTCGACGGCCGCGCTTGGACGGTCGGCGAACTGGCCGCAGCGGCGCAGATCGCGGTCTCGACGGCCAGCGAGCACGTGACGCGGTTGGCCGAGGCGGGGTTTGTGGCCCGGGTGAAGCAGGGGCGGCACGCGTACGTGCGGCTCGCGAATCCGCGGGTTGCCGAGCTGATCGAGCATTTGGCGCAGCATGCCGAACTCAAGCGGCCGTCCGGGCTGCGGACTTCGTTGCGGGTACAGCGATTGTCCTTCGCGCGCAGTTGTTACGACCATTTGGCGGGCACGCTCGGGGTCGCTCTGCGGGACGGGATGGTCGAGCGGGGCCTGATCGACGTGTCGGACGGGCTCGCACTCACCGACACCGGACGCGAGGTGCTGGCCGATCTCGGCGTGGCGGTCCCGGATCGGCCGCGCCGGCCGCTGCTGCGCGACTGTCTCGATTGGACAGAGCGGCGCGAGCACCTCGCCGGCGTGGTCCCGGCAGCGGTGCTGGAGCGGGCGGTCGAGGCGGGATGGCTGACGCGGGACCAGCAGCGGGCGGTCCGGGTTCTGCCCGGTGCGAGGGGGCCGTTCGCCGCGCTCGGTGTCGATCTCGCGACGGTGAGTGCCGCCCAGGCGTCGTAA